In Pseudomonas abieticivorans, the genomic window GCTGCACGGCGACACCGGGCCAGCTTCGCGCTGGGCCACCCACGCCCAACCTGGCGATCGCTTGCAGATGGTCGCCCCCTGCCGCGACCACGCCGACGATCCTGGAGGCTACGAATGGCAGCCACCGGCAGGCATTCGCCACGTTGTGCTGATTGGCGATGAAACCGCGCTGCCAGCGGTCGTCGGCATTCTGGAAGCGCTGGCGCAGGCGTCCCCCGCGCCCAACGTGCAAGCATTTATCGAAGTGCCACTGGACAGCGATCGACAGCCGCTCAACCTGCCCGAAGGGTTCCAGGTGAACTGGCTGGCACGCGATGCCTTGGGTTTGCAGCAGGGCGAAGGCATGCTCAAGGCCGCGCGCGAGTGGGCCACCTTGCCCCAACCCGAGGCGCAAACGAGCGCGCCGCTGAACGACATCGACATCGACACGCAATTAGTCTGGGAACTGGCAACGCCTCAAGACAACCGGTTCTACGCCTGGGTGGCCGGCGAGTCGGCCACGGTGATGAGCATTCGTCGCCACTTTATCAGTGAGCGCGGGCTTGATCGGCGCGCGTTGACCTTGATGGGGTATTGGCGTCATGGGCGGGTACTGGGTTAAGCCTGCCTGCGGCCTGCAACAGGCCGCAGGCGCTCAAGCCACCACGCGCAGGGCACGTTGCTCACGGCGCACATCGCGCTCAAGGTTGCCCTTGAGAATGCGCAACACCTTGGCCTGGTGTTCATGGATGAAGAAATGCCCCCCTGGCAGCATGTCCAGCGAAAAGCCAGCCTCGCCTTCCAACTGCCAGTCGATCAACTGTTGCTGGGTGGCCTTGTCATCGGCGCCGCCCAATACCCGGATCGGGCAACCCAACGGCGCCCGCGCACGGTACTGGTAACGCCCGCACAGCAAGAAATCGGCGCGCAGGATGGGCAAGGTCAGTTCCATCAACTCCTGGTTATCCAGCACCTCGGGCGGCGTGCCTTGCAGCGCACGCAGGTCGTGCTTGAGCTGGTCATCGGTTTTCGGCTCGGCAAAATCCCGATCGTAGTCTTCACGCCGCGTGGGTGCTGCCGTGCCGCTGGCAATCAACGCCACCGGTTCCGGCGCCCCCGCCTCGCGCAAGGCATGGGCCATTTCAAAGGCCAGCAAGCCGCCCAGGCTATGCCCGAACAGCGCGTAAGGCCCATTGATTTTCGGCAGCACCTCCCTGGCCAGTTGCCGCGCCAAGGCGTGCATGTCGGTTTGCAGGGCCTCACCCATGCGCGCACCACGGCCAGGCAATTCCACCGGCAGCACGCTCAGCCAATCAGGCACTGCGCGCCGCCAGCGGCTGTAGACCATGGCGCTGGCGCCCGAATAGGGCAGGCAGAACAATTGCACGTTCGCCATGGCCAGGGCCTCAGTGGTTCGCTTGCGCGGCGGTGTTGTCCATGTGCTGGCGCAG contains:
- a CDS encoding siderophore-interacting protein gives rise to the protein MLTSPTTQPPPAKPPSYRIFDVQLKRRIAVSPSLVRLVFTGPQLQAMRTVAPDQRIKLLFPSADGVPAQLPHERNWHQTLRALPAEHRPPMRTYTIRALRCDALEVDVEFVLHGDTGPASRWATHAQPGDRLQMVAPCRDHADDPGGYEWQPPAGIRHVVLIGDETALPAVVGILEALAQASPAPNVQAFIEVPLDSDRQPLNLPEGFQVNWLARDALGLQQGEGMLKAAREWATLPQPEAQTSAPLNDIDIDTQLVWELATPQDNRFYAWVAGESATVMSIRRHFISERGLDRRALTLMGYWRHGRVLG
- a CDS encoding thioesterase II family protein produces the protein MANVQLFCLPYSGASAMVYSRWRRAVPDWLSVLPVELPGRGARMGEALQTDMHALARQLAREVLPKINGPYALFGHSLGGLLAFEMAHALREAGAPEPVALIASGTAAPTRREDYDRDFAEPKTDDQLKHDLRALQGTPPEVLDNQELMELTLPILRADFLLCGRYQYRARAPLGCPIRVLGGADDKATQQQLIDWQLEGEAGFSLDMLPGGHFFIHEHQAKVLRILKGNLERDVRREQRALRVVA